A stretch of DNA from Spirosoma endbachense:
AGCTTCCATCATAGATAATTAGCTTATTCATAACTTATTGTTTTTAAATTTTCAAAAACAATTGAAATATAGGTACAAAAAAATCATCGGAATACTTTCAAAAACTGCCCCATCAGCCAGTTCTCCTCCGCTTTAATGACCGCGTTGAGCGTGTTATCCGCAAATCCAACCACACTACTTAAACCTGTCATCACCCGCTGGAACTCCTGCGCTTCGGGCGTGTCGGCAGGTATGGATTTCAGTTCATTCAATACGTCGACTACCGGTGTAATTTCCCGACGACGACGTTCTTTAGCTACCTGACGCGCTACTTTCCAGATGTCTTTTTCGGCAATAAAGAACTCCCTACGCTCACCAGGTTTGAGGTGTTTGTAAATTAACCCCCAATCCATCAGATCACGCAGGTTCATGCTGGCATTACCCCGCGAAATCTGCAACTGTTCCATGACATCTTCCGTCGCCAGCGGGTCGGGCGAGATTAACAGCAAGGCGTGGAGCTGCGCCATCGAACGATTAATACCCCACTGGGTCGCCAACGTTCCCCAGGTGTGTATAAATTTGTCTTTTGCTTCTTCGAATGTCATGTCCAAAGGTAGATGAAAGTTTTTTATCTTTCAAAATATTTTGAAAGATTTATACGATCAAAAATAACGAGTAGTTGATCAACGATAGTTGCTTAACAAGACCGTAACATACCAGACTGGAATCAATCTTAACTTTGCCAAAAACATCCTTGTTATGCGTATTCTACTTTCGGCATTTCTTCTCATTAGTACGCATGTATTCGTCCTTGCCCAAACGCCCAAAACGGCATCCCGCCTGACGCTGCCCAACGGGTGGGGCCTAACTCCCTTTGGTAGATCGATACCGCTCGGTGATTTGCCACTCAATCTGGCAGTCTCACCAAATAGCAAGCGACTGGCGGTCACAAACAATGGACAGAGCACACAGAGTATTCAACTGATCGATATATCGGAAGAAAAGGTATTGAGTGAGGTGGAGATTGCGAAGTCGTGGGTTGGCCTGCGGTTCAGTCCGGATGGCAAAAAACTGCTTGCGTCGGGTGGTAACGATAACCGCGTGCTCATTTACGACGTAACGGGCGACAAGCTTACAAAAATAGATTCAGTTGTACTGGGGAAACCCTGGCCAAACCGGATTTCGGTAGCCGGTATCGAAACGGACAAAACCGGATCAACGCTCTATGCCGTCACGAAAGACGACAGTATGCTGTATGTCTGCGATCTGGCGACAAAGCAAGTTAAAAACCGGATAAAGCTGCCTGCTGAAGCCTATACCTGCCTGCGCTCACCGGTATCCGACGAGCTATTTATTACAGTATGGGGTGGCGACAAAGTATTGATTTACGATCCCAAACAGCAGAAACTAACCGGAGAAATCAACACGGGAAGCCGCCCGAATGACCTGGTATTTACCCGAAATGGCAAATTCCTGTTTGTGGCCAATGCCAATGAAAACTCGGTTTCGGTTATTGATGTCAAGACCCGGAAGGTTCTGGAAACCGTTACGACGGCTCTCTATCCAGACGCGCCAGCCGGTAGTACACCCAATGGCCTGGCCCTTTCAAGCGACCAGAAATCATTGTTAGTTGCCAACGCCGATAACAACTGCCTGGCTGTATTCGATGTGTCTAATCCCGGTCGCAGCCGGTCGCTCGGTTTCATTCCGACCGGCTGGTACCCGACGGCGGTAAAGGTCGTTGGTAAAAAGGTGCTGGTTGCCAATGGCAAGGGGTTTTCATCCAAGGCAAATCCGAATGGACCAAACCCCTACAAACGACGCGAAAGCGGAACGGAGTACATCGCTGGCCTTTTTAAAGGTACGTTGTCTTTGTTTGATTTACCCAAACCCGCCGAACTGACAAGCTTGTCGAAACTGGTTTATCAGAATACGCCCTACACGAAGGAGAAGGAAAAACTGGCGGCTGGCGAACAGAATAATCCGATTCCGAAACGGGTGGGCGAAAAATCAGCGCAAATCAAATACGTTTTTTACATTATCAAGGAGAATCGCACCTACGACCAGGTTTTCGGTGATATGCCGGGGGGCAATGGCGACACCTCATTGTGTTTGTTTCCCGAGAAAGTTACTCCTAATCAACATGCGCTGGCCCGCGAGTTTATTTTGCTCGATAATTTCTACGTCGA
This window harbors:
- a CDS encoding GbsR/MarR family transcriptional regulator, translating into MTFEEAKDKFIHTWGTLATQWGINRSMAQLHALLLISPDPLATEDVMEQLQISRGNASMNLRDLMDWGLIYKHLKPGERREFFIAEKDIWKVARQVAKERRRREITPVVDVLNELKSIPADTPEAQEFQRVMTGLSSVVGFADNTLNAVIKAEENWLMGQFLKVFR
- a CDS encoding bifunctional YncE family protein/alkaline phosphatase family protein; this translates as MRILLSAFLLISTHVFVLAQTPKTASRLTLPNGWGLTPFGRSIPLGDLPLNLAVSPNSKRLAVTNNGQSTQSIQLIDISEEKVLSEVEIAKSWVGLRFSPDGKKLLASGGNDNRVLIYDVTGDKLTKIDSVVLGKPWPNRISVAGIETDKTGSTLYAVTKDDSMLYVCDLATKQVKNRIKLPAEAYTCLRSPVSDELFITVWGGDKVLIYDPKQQKLTGEINTGSRPNDLVFTRNGKFLFVANANENSVSVIDVKTRKVLETVTTALYPDAPAGSTPNGLALSSDQKSLLVANADNNCLAVFDVSNPGRSRSLGFIPTGWYPTAVKVVGKKVLVANGKGFSSKANPNGPNPYKRRESGTEYIAGLFKGTLSLFDLPKPAELTSLSKLVYQNTPYTKEKEKLAAGEQNNPIPKRVGEKSAQIKYVFYIIKENRTYDQVFGDMPGGNGDTSLCLFPEKVTPNQHALAREFILLDNFYVDAEVSADGHNWSTAAYANDYVEKNWPTSYGGRGGTYDFEGSRPIAYPKKGFIWDYCQRAGVRYRSYGEFEAYSKRKGSALDGRFAPDYPDYDLKIKDIDRVEVWKKDIDSLIAAKAVPHFSSIRLGNNHTSGARIGAPTPAAHVADNDLALGRFVEYLSKSPIWKESAVFVLEDDAQNGADHVDAHRSPALVISPYTKRKHVEHTMYSTSGMLRTMELILGLPPMSQYDAAATPMFACFTNTPTLTPYTHIPANIDLDAKNTAMTEPARQSEKLDLRFADKIDDRLFNEIIWKAIKGEHSVMPAPRRGAFLQVAEADDDDDDK